The genome window GTACACATTCTTCTTGTACACATTCAGCACAAACAGACGGAAGACAACGGTTTGAGAATGACAATAAgggtttttccccctcatctgtTTGGTGTCTAGACTGCCTGGTGAACACAACCAGAGGGCACTGAGAGACAAACATCCTGGGTTAGGGCTAACCCTAACACAACGAGAGGGCACAGAGACAAAACAGATGAAGCAATCGATCCAAAAAGGAAAAGACATCCATGATAAAGCAATTCAGGCAGTGGGAACAAGGCTTATCTGACACAGACATTATTTAAACAAAGTGTAAAAGCAATAAGAGCGAGTGTGATTTTTCCAGTGAACACTAGCTAATAGTATCTGTGATGAGTTTGCAGTTGAGTTGACCAATGAGAAAAATCAATGATCTGCAGTTGAAAGGGGACGGACACCTGTTCCAGTCATCAACAGGCTGAGTCAGGATGTTACTGCCATGGTAACGTCCGTGTCAGACCCACTCCTCTGGGTTTCTTAACACCTCCAGCATATCGGCCTCCAGGGTGCCTTTAGGAGGCTCATGCATGTACTCCCACCTGGGGAGAGAGAATACCGTCAGCATGAATGAGCGACCTGGGGCTACTTCAAGGGACTGCCATGCGCCAAGCTGGATGAGTAGACTCCACAGGCCTGTCTCTGGTTGATACAATAGGACCCTTCACACAGACATACTGAGCACCGTCTCCTTGACTCAACGGGAAGCCAGTTCTCATTTCCTTTCAAATTAATCTGTTTGAGGGTTGTTTTAACGTTGTTTCTTACCCTGGCTGCGGTGCACTATGTTTCCCAATTGGAACAATAAAGAAATTGATTATATGATTGGTAGATTGACTGACACCAGCATTTCCCTCTCTGAACCGGTGACTATTAATCAGGGAGGGACGATCACAAAGCTGATGTGATCCCTATTCTCACGTCTGTTCAACAACACACATACCTTCCTGTAGACAGTAGCACACCCACATACagtcctcaccagcccagtacccaATCACCAGTGCTATACACTCAGTGCTAGCAGCAGCACGACCGTGTGATCGTCCCTCCCTGTCACAGAACTCACTTGGCTGTGAGAGGCAGGGACATGAGGATGCTCTCGATCCTGGAGCCTGGCGTGGCCAGTCCAAACTTCACCCCTCTGTCATACACCAGGTTAAACTCCACATacctgaaaacacacacagaagACAGGCATGATTGTGAGAATTCCCCCAAGATGTGTATTTATTAaatggcacacacacagatagcCCTGTCATCTGTACCCACCTTCCTCGCCGCACCTGCTGCCAGTCCTTCTCCTCTGGGCTGAAGGGGTCATTAAGGTGTTTCTGGACAATGGGCAGGTAACAGGGCACCACGGTCTGGGCACAGCTCTTAACGAAGCTGAACGCCTCCTCCTGGCTGGGAGAGTCCAGGTCGTCAAAGAAGATGCCACCGATTCCCCGCGTCTCGCCACGATGGGGGATGTAGAAGTACCGGTCACACCTACAGGGCAGCATCCCAGGAGGAGTGTTATAAATGAACTAAGCTTGAGGAAATATGTTCTGTTGCATGTTATGGTCACACTATTTGTACCTGCCTGCAGGTATATTGCTTTAGATTCAACAGGCTTTAAATAAGTGTTTCCCATGTTATTAATATTTACAGTCCCTGCAAAATTGCATAACAACTGGTACAGTGCATTACTTTTACAGATATTTAACCCAtcagagtctaagccctgtctaaaccCAGTCTAAGCCCAGTCTAAGCCggggagtggtggtggggggagggTTCTACTAAACTATATGGAATAGTTTTAAGAagatcataccaaggatcatttagctatttgatttataattttaagaccccttgaaggatcccccaaaaatatttttcaaaAATATTTGAAGAACATTTATTTTTGGTCATACTGCCATTAGCCCATataaacgcattgaataacatactcattacatggaacaacagagtCCCCCAAAAATATCAAAAGGAAGTATGTTCTGATGTGTTTCTCCTATatttgagagatataagaaagatcaggaaatgtaaaaaaaatgaaaaaagttAAACATGCATTTAACCCCATATTTATGGCATTAAACTGTCTTCATATATACTTCCATACATGTTTTCAACTGGTACCGAgggaccttcagatgagtcttgtgaggcctgtgggtgtcctagaggaaaacaaccgacatgtactgttagtttcattaaatagtacccacaaaacaccagtctcaacgtcaacagtgcgactgcaggatgctggccttctaggcagagttcctctgtccagtgtctgtgttctttagcTTATCTTTTATTTTCATTGGCCAGtcagagatatggctttttctttgcaactctgcctagacgGCCAGCATCCCGgcatcgcctcttcactgttgacgttgagactggtgttttgcgggtactatttaatgaagctgccagttgaggacttgtgaggtgtctgtttctcaaactagacactctaatgtacgtgtcttcttgctcagttgtgcactggggcctcctactcttctttatattctggttagagacagtttgcgctgttctgtgaagggagtagtacacagcgttgtacgagatctttagatttggcaatttctcgcatggaatagccttcatttctcagaacaagaatagactgacgagtttcagaagaaagtcctttgtttccacacaggagtgatggttggtgATAATGGGCCTTGTACGCCTATGTAAATCTCCCatattccagctacaatagtcatttaaaacattaacaatgtctacactgtatttacaatcaatttgatgttattttaatggacaaaaaaaatgagcttttcttttaaaaacaaggccatttgtaagtgaccccaaacttttcaacggtagtgtacatgtccTTGAGACTCTAACCTTTGTACAGAGGGGTGTAGCCCAAACGgttcatattagtgtgtagcccaaacggtACAGACAGAAGTcggcagatcggctgtaccgactttAGACGAGTCTCCTGACACTTGTGGAGGTCGTAGAGCAAAGGTCGTGAAAGTCTCGTCTTTCCATAGAGACGTcgtaatagtttgtaggccaaaccgttcagatgttacagacgattttgtgagaagactgattttcgggatgtctcatggtctaacaaacaccaCTCTGGCTCTGTCACCTGTCATAGTGCTACATAGGCGGaggcggtggattgagacgcatccaatgcaaaaaaacacacatatctctagtttaaactgacacatttttatggggatttttgtattatgctaattggATTTCCTTGCGGGCATCGACCTCGGGGTGAAAACATGGTAGAAATGTGGAGCTACTAGTTTGAATGGCTCTAGACACAGAAGTAGTTATTAGTTTATAATAATGTTATTACGCTAAATGAAAATGCAACCAAAAGTTATATAAAAATACAACTACTGTATGTTTGAATTGAGAGAAGATCAAGATAATGTCAACCTGGGGGAAAAAATGACAGAACTGAATGTGTAAAACACAAAGAGCCTATAGGAAGCCACACATAACACACAAAGATGAACAGTACCCACGCTCACTCACAATGTCATTTTCTATCTAGATACCACTGAACAAACAGTCTTCTTATCACTGCTGAACAGTAGAGACCCACCCAGTGTAGTcattcattcacacacacacacacacacacacacacacacacacacacacacacacacacacacacacacacacacacacacacacacacacacagtgtcacagaTGCGTGTCGTACCACTTCTTGAAGTCGGGGTAGTACTGAGGGTGATGTTTGTCACAGGCCTCCTTCAGACTGTTGTGAAAGTGAGCACCATCCTCCTTATTGACATAGGTAGGAGTCAGGTCTGTACCCCCACCAAACCACCACTGTTTAGTACCTGGGggggagaaaagaaagaaagagacaataGTGATCATTCATTATGTCAGCTCTGACTATTGAATGGTATGAGGTCATAGGTCACAGCCTCACCATCTCCTTCTTCTATCTCAAAGTATCTGTAGTTGAAGTGCACTGTGGGAATGTGGGGGTTCGTGGGGTGGATGACAGAGCTCACACCCATGGCACAGAACGGCAGCTTGCCTGGGAGAGGACAAAACAATCAAATTAAATACAATTCAATTAATCTCAACCATAGTCTGACTCAAGGATTCAATCCTGATTCCTTTAACACATTCTGTTTTCAGAAAGGCCATCTCTGGTCTTGGGTGAACCGTGTAGCATGAGGTGACACGCtatactgcaggacaacaacaaGTTCTGCTGTAGTTTCTGAGGTTGATATGAACTCTGAGGGCTATACTCACCATCTTTTCCTTTGAGGACCTTCCCTCTGCTGTAGTTTCTGAGGTTGATATGAACTCTGAGGGCTATACTCACCATCTTTTCCTTTGAGGACCTTCCCTCTGCTGTAGTTTCTGAGGTTGATATGAACTCTGAGGGCTATACTCACCATCTTTTCCTTTGAGGACCTTCCCTCTGCTGTAGTTTCTGAGGTTGATATGAACTCTGAGGGCTATACTCACCATCTTTTCCTTTGAGGACCTTCCCTCTGCTGCGCATCTGCTTGGCGGCCTCCTCGGTCAGGTTCCCAAACACCACGGACACGTTGACCCCCGCCTTCTCAAACACCTTCCCATCCTGCAGCACACAGCTGATGCCCCCGCCacctgaaagacagacagacggatcGACCGACCAACGGACGAACAGACAGACGGAAACAGACAGGCATGGACAAGAATATAGgcagcacagagacagacaggcagactatGTTATTACACTAAAGAAAGGCCCAAAACCCCAAGCACTTTGCTATATTGTCATACCAATACTGGCATGGGTTCAGAATAagacaggtctagtaaccagccACACTATCTGGATTAAGGACAGGGTGGACAACCTTCGGATGAGTTTTGTACATTCATTGAACACTTCTATGTTTTGCTTGTGTCATTGTGAATGTGCCAGGGTTGATAGTTGCCAGATAGGCCCAAGTAAGATTATGCACTGGATTTAGGTAGAGGTTGACTGACTAGTCTATCCATGGGCGCGCATTGGCACGTGCCAAAGGGGAGATACTTGCCTTCTTTCCGTTCCCATCGGTCCACTTTGAACTTGCCGCCGTCCACCTCCTCGAGCGCTCTGCAGAACTCCGCCTGCGTCTCCATGATCAGCATCTCCATCCTCGTGCACATCTCTTCTTTCCTCTGCTGCAGAACTTTGACGTCGGTACACGGGGGAGACATGAATGTCTTGCATTTCTCCGCTATCTCCGTGTCCTCCTCCTCGGTTTTGGGGATCACTGATGCCATTTCAGCTCGCTGAAAGTGAGTAGCGCTGGCCACAAACCCCGCCACTGCCACCGCTGCTCCAGCTACAAGCACTGCGCCTCTCCTGGTTCGCCCGGGTGCGGTTCTGCCTGCTGTCCCGAGGGACATGAACCGCACTCCAGTAGCTTTGGGAACCCATCTCACTCTCGGAAGCGAAGTTAACCTGCGGACTGAAGTTTTAAGGAAGACAGAAAGGTGCGAGTCCACTCTGGAAGTTCCCTTTGAATAAGGAATCAAACATTGTCTCACGGTGGCTTGCGCCGTTCTGTTTATGGAATAAAGAACGATGGTAGCCATGAGTAGTAAATTATCTAGCTGTCGTCTCCGTGTAAAAGGTACAAATTGGTAGACATCTAGCAAAAACGGAAAAATATTATCACAAGTTGACAGACGTGCAGGCAGACACTCCAAAGGTCCGGGGGGGTGTGTACTTGCTTTGAACCGAGCGATGAAGTATGGGGAATGGTGTTTCCGAGGAGGCTTTGCAGGCTTGTTTAACTGATAGTGAATTGCAGCAAACAGCAAGACCCACAAGCCAGTGCTTTTCTGTAGGCGTGTCTTTATTAACCAGAACGTGACAAGGGACCCGTTGCTCTCTGTGTCAAGATAGGAGTAATTGGCGCATAATGACTGATGGATTTATTTTCTTGTTTCTGTAACGCATGAAGAAAATTAGGCCATATGCATTTTTTCTCACACAAATCGCAGATTAAAAAGATCAGAAAAAGGATTGCTATGTGCTCGAACTTTTTAAAAGGGTGTACAATATAAAAGCTGCCCCATTACGCACACgaaaggaagtgtgtgtgtgtgtttgtgggttggttcttctatccttgtggtGGACCTAAaatcctcacaaggatagtaaagtCTCCCTTGTGGGGACACGTCTCCATGAGGACAAATGTTATTTGaagtttaggggttaggtttatggttagggttggaATTAGGAATTAGGATAAGAggtgggttaggagttagggttacagGTTAGGGTAGGAATTAGGATAAGAGgtgagttaggagttagggttacagGTTAGGGTAGGAATTAGGATAAGAggtgggttaggagttagggttacagGTTAGGGTAGGAATTAGGATAAGAGGTGAGTTAGGGTTACAGGTTAGGGTAGGAATTCGGATAAGAggtgggttaggagttagggttacagGTTAGGGTAGGAATTTGGATAAGAggtgggttaggagttagggttacagGTTAGGGTAGGAATTAAGATAAGAGGTGAGTTAGGGTTACAGGTTAGGGTAGGAATTAGGATAAGAggtgggttaggagttagggttacagGTTAGGGTAGGAATTAGGATAAGAggtgggttaggagttagggtaggAATTAGGATAAGAGgtgagttaggagttagggttacagGTTAGGGTAGGAATTAGGATAAGAggtgggttaggagttagggttacagGTTAGGGTAGGAATTAGGATAAGAGGTGAGTTAGGGTTACAGGTTAGGGTAGGAATTAGGAATTAGGATAAGAggtgggttaggagttagggttacagGTTAGGGTAGGAATTAGGATAAGAGgtgagttaggagttagggttacagGTTAGGGTAGGAATTAGGATGAGAggtgggttaggagttagggtaggAATTAGGATAAGAGGTGGGTCAGGAGTTAGGGTTacaggttaggagttagggttacaggttaggagttagggttacaggttaggagttaggggtttGGGGAAATAGGATTTCGAATGGAAATTAATTTTAGATCCCTATAAGAATAGAATAACAAAACGCATTTGTGTGTCTGTTTTCTGGTTTAAGCATGTGCATGTTGTCCTAATTATCTATGACAACAGCCATATTAAACCATAATTAGTTATGCCAGGGAGAGGAAGAAGCAGAGGAGATGATCTGGTCAGGTGTTCTGGCTGAATCACGAACATGTAGGCCGGTAAAACAAAGACAGAGTCCATAGAAGAGGATATAATACATACGTGTTTTATTTTTATTCGCGGTGAGTTTATTTTGATGGGGTTGTATTTTCACCTTCTCTATTGCATACATAGCTCTTCGTTTGTCGTTATTTTAGACTTTTGTCATACAATAAAGCGTGTACACTATGTTTGTAGAAATAGTAGGCTattattaagcaataaggcccgaaggGATGCGGTACAGCTAAAGTCGGTTCTTAATCAGGACGCAACGCGGGGTgggaccctctgaacacatcaacaacagtcacccatgaagcatcgttactCATCGctccactacttcaaggtctcagagcaagtgacgccaccgattgaaaggctattagcgcgcaccaccgctaactagctagccatttcacatctgttacaatTGGATACAGccgttggccatataccacaaaccccagggGTGCCTTATTCCTATTATAAACTGGATACCAACGTAACTAGAACAATACAAATAAATCAGCAtccagggcttgaaccaccctgTTATAATAACATTTAGACTACGGAGAGCGTTATCCCATCCATTCTAGGCTGTTTACTCGTGGACCATAGAAACCAGACTACGTCTGACTGCTTGTCACATcatttacattttaagtcatttagcagacgctcttatccagagcgacttacaaattggaaagttcatacatattcatcctggtccccccgtgggaattgaaccctggtccccccgtgggaattgaacccacaaccctggcgttgcaagcgccatgctctaccaactgagccacacgggaccactcaTGCTGCCCTGTTGTATCAGCAGGATTTTACAAGCTGCAATACATCTAACAGTAACTCCGATCCCAGTTAAGACAgtatatcaattcaattcaattcaaggggctttattggcatgggaaacatgtgttaacattgccaaagcaaatgaggtagacaatacacaaaagtgaaacaaacaaaacgaattaacagtaaacattacacatacacatatatctCACAATGTCGTCCCATAATGCAAAATGCAGCTGTAGCAGGTTGAAGTGTTTCTCCTGCGCTATGCATCATTCGGCCAGTGGAGGGCCACCGTGAGGCGTAGTGTTTCTCCTGCGCTATGCATCATTCGGCCAGTGGAGGGCCACCGTGAGGCATAGTGTTTCTCCTGCGCTATGCATCATTCGGCCAGTGGAGGGCCACCGTGAGGCATAGTGTTTCTCCTGCGCTATGCATCATTCGGCCAGTGGAGGGCCACCGTGAGGCGTAGTGTTTCTCCTGCGCTATGCATCATTCGGGCCAGTGGAGGGCCACCGTGAGGCATAGTGTTTCTCCTGCGCTATGCATCATTCGGCCAGTGGAGGGCCACCGTGAGGCGTAGTGTTTCTCCTGCGCTATGCATCATTCGGCCAGTGGAGGGCCACCGTGAGGCGTAGTGTTTCTCCTGCGCTATGCATCATTCGGCCAGTGGAGGGCCACCGTGAGGCGTAGTGTTTCTCCTGCGCTATGCATCATTCGGCCAGTGGAGGGCCACCGTGAGGCGTAGTGTTTCTCCTGCGCTATGCATCATTCGGGCCAGTGGAGGGCCACCGTGAGGCATAGTGTTTCTCCTGCGCTATGCATCATTCGGCCAGTGGAGGGCCACCGTGAGGCATAGTGTTTCTCCTGCGCTATGCATCATTCGGCCAGTGGAGGGCCACCGTGAGGCGTAGTGTTTCTCCTGCGCTATGCATCATTCGGCCAGTGGAGGGCCACCGTGAGGCATAGTGTTTCTCCTGCGCTATGCATCATTCGGCCAGTGGAGGGCCACCGTGAGGCATAGTGTTTCTCCTGCGCTATGCATCATTCGGCCAGTGGAGGGCCACCGTGAGGCGTAATGTTTCTCCTACGCTATGCATCATTCGGGCCAGTGGAGGGCCACCATGAGGCGTAGTGTTTCTCCTGCGCTATGCATCATTCGGGCCAGTGGAGGGCCACCGTGAGGCGTAGTGTTTCTCCTGCGCTATGCATCATTCGGCCAGTGGAGGGCCACGTGTTTCTCCTGCGTTATGCATCATTAGGCCAGTGGAGGGCCACCGTGAGGCGTAGTGTTTCTCCTGCGCTATGCATCATTCGGCCAGTGGAGGGCCACTGTGAAGCGTAGTGTTTCTCCTGCGCTATGCATCATTCGGCCAGTGGAGGGCCACCGTGAGGCATAGTGTTTCTCCTGCGCTATGCATCATTCGGCCAGTGGAGGGCCACCGTGAGGCATAGTGTTTCTCCTGCGCTATGCATCATTCGGCCAGTGGAGGGCCACCGTGAGGCGTAGTGTTTCTCCTGCGCTATGCATCATTCGGCCAGTGGAGGGCCACCGTGAGGCGTAGTGTTTCTCCTGCGCTATGCATCATTCGGCCAGTGGAGGGCCACCGTGAGGCGTAGTGTTTCTCCTGCGCTATGCATCATTCGGCCAGTGGAGGGCCACCGTGAGGCGTAGTGTTTCTCCTGCGCTATGCATCATTCGGCCAGTGGAGGGCCACCGTGAGGCGTAGTGTTTCTCCTGCGCTATGCATCATTTGGCCAGTGGAGGGCCACCATGAGGCGTAGTGTTTCTCCTGCGTTATGCATCATTCGGCCAGTGGAGGGCCACCGTGAGGCGTAGTGTTTCTCCTGCGCTATGCATCATTCGGCCAGTGGAGGGCCACCGTGAGGCGTAGTGTTTCTCCTGCGCTATGCATCATTCGGCCAGTGGAGGGCCACCGTGAGGCGTAGTGTTTCTCCTGCGCTATGCATCATTCGGCCAGTGGAGGGCCATCATGAGTCATTGAATGAATACAGGTCCACTATACTATATGACTGATGATCTGTGAGTTGAACGCTTGTGATGCGTGCTTACAGAGTTTAGAATTGTATTCTCTTTTTGTGTTACGAGGGATTGTCAGTGCACAAACTGCCCTGATCTGGTGTGATTTGAAAGATAATTGACTTTGGCCCAAAGGCAAATATGGATACTCTTTGAAAGTACAATGATGGGACAATCTTCACCAGGGGAGGCTGCTGAGTTGAGGAAGGCTCATACAAATGTCTGGAACGGCgctaatggaatggtatcaaacagatATAATCAATTTGTTTGATACCATTTCAGTGTATTCTGCTCCAGGATTACCACAGTCCCgacctccccaattaaggtaccaccaacctcctgtggtcttCCCCAGTGAGCCTACTCTGGTTGATACTGTCTGGTTGATCCTGTCTGGTTGTTCTGCTTCATTTGAAAAAGATACGTCAGGTGGTGACCAGCACCAGGACCCAAT of Salvelinus fontinalis isolate EN_2023a chromosome 12, ASM2944872v1, whole genome shotgun sequence contains these proteins:
- the LOC129867420 gene encoding oxygen-dependent coproporphyrinogen-III oxidase, mitochondrial-like: MATIVLYSINRTAQATVRQCLIPYSKGTSRVDSHLSVFLKTSVRRLTSLPRVRWVPKATGVRFMSLGTAGRTAPGRTRRGAVLVAGAAVAVAGFVASATHFQRAEMASVIPKTEEEDTEIAEKCKTFMSPPCTDVKVLQQRKEEMCTRMEMLIMETQAEFCRALEEVDGGKFKVDRWERKEGGGGISCVLQDGKVFEKAGVNVSVVFGNLTEEAAKQMRSRGKVLKGKDGKLPFCAMGVSSVIHPTNPHIPTVHFNYRYFEIEEGDGTKQWWFGGGTDLTPTYVNKEDGAHFHNSLKEACDKHHPQYYPDFKKWCDRYFYIPHRGETRGIGGIFFDDLDSPSQEEAFSFVKSCAQTVVPCYLPIVQKHLNDPFSPEEKDWQQVRRGRYVEFNLVYDRGVKFGLATPGSRIESILMSLPLTAKWEYMHEPPKGTLEADMLEVLRNPEEWV